The Sedimentibacter sp. zth1 DNA segment AAAAGCAATAAAAGAATGCGATAAAATATGTAATCATGTTCATCTTCCTGTTCAATCGGGTAGTACAAAAGTGCTTAATGAAATGAATAGAAGATACACTAAGGAACACTATTTAGGCTTAGTTGAGAAAATAAGAAGAGAAATACCTGACGCGGCAATAACTACAGATATTATTATTGGTTTTCCTGGTGAAACAGAGGAAGATTTCTTAGAAACTGTTGATTTAGTTAAAAAGGTAAAATATGAATCGGCATTTACGTTTCTATACTCTATTAGAGAAGGAACAAAAGCCGCAACTATGGAAAATCAAATACCTGATGATATAAAACATGATAGATTTAATAGATTACTTGAAGAATTATATCCAATCGTTCTTGACAAAAATAAAGAATGTATAGGTAAGACATATAGAATCCTTATAGATGGAGTTAGCAAAAACTCAGATGATTATTTAACTGGTAGATCTGAGCATTTTAGACTTGTTCATTTTAAAGGTGATAAAAGCTTAATTGGTAAAATTGTAAATGTTAAAATAGATAGTGCAAAGACATTTTTCTTAGAGGGAACTATTCAAAAATAAATTTTAATAATTGTTAATGCTTGGAGGGAGATTTTCATGGGATGTAAAGTAACGCCTATGATGCAACAATATTTAGATCTAAAAGAAAATTATAAAGATTGTATCGTTTTATATAGACTTGGTGACTTTTATGAAATGTTCTTTGACGATGCTTTAGTAGCATCAAAAGTGTTAGAGATTGCGTTAACAGGCAGAGATTGTGGATTAGAAGAGAGAGCTCCAATGTGTGGTGTTCCTCATCATGCTATAGATAATTATATACCAAAGCTTATTGAAAATGGCTTAAAGGTTGCCATTTGTGAACAAATGGAAGACCCAGCAACGGCAAAAGGAATAATAAAAAGAGATGTTATTAGGGTTGTAACGCCAGGTACTATCACAGATCAAAATATGCTTGATGATAAATCCAATAACTATTTACTTTGCATATACAAGGTTAATAATGGCTTTGGTTTAGCATATGTTGACGTTTCTACAGGTGATTTACTTGTAACTGAATATGACGAGGTAAATACTGCTGTGTTGACAGATGCACTTATTGGTGAAATTATTAAAATTAATCCATCAGAAATAATTTCAAATTGTCTTATTCAAAATAATATTGTAAATAATAAAATCAATTGTATTAATAAGATTAATAATTTTGAGGAATACAAGCACCTAATTTTAAAACATTTCAATATAGTATCATTAGATGTATTCGGAATTTCAGATAATAAAAATTCTATTATGTCACTTGGAATGCTGATTGAGTATTTATATAGTACTCAAAAGATTTCACTAGACCACATCAATAAAGTTCAAAATTATAAAATTGGTGACTATGTACTTTTAGATAGTAGTACAAGAAAAAATCTTGAACTATCTGAAACAATTCGTGGTAAAAAAGGACAAGGTACTCTTTATCATGTACTTGATTATACTATGACTGCGATGGGTGGTAGACTTCTTAAAAAATGGATAGAAGAGCCATTAAGAAATAAAATTTTTATCAATGAAAGACTTGATGCAACTTCTGAGCTATATGAAAATGTACTGGTATCTAATAATATCAAAGAATACATGAAAAAGATTTATGATATTGAAAGGCTTATTGGAAGAATTGTTTATGGTAATTGCAATGGACGTGATTTAATTGCTCTAAAGCAGTCAATATCTAATTTACCAGACTTTAAATCAGAGTTATCATTTACAGAATGTAAAGTAATAAAAGATATATATGAGAAGTTTGACGTATTAGAGGATATTTTTGATTTACTTGATAAATCAATCATCGAAGAACCTCCTATTTCTGTCAAAGAAGGTGGAATTATAAAGAGCGGCTTTAATGCTGAATTAGATGAAATAAAAGAAGTATCTATAAATGGTAAGGCTTGGATTAGCAATTTACAAAATACTGAACGTGAAAGAACAGGCATCAAAAATTTAAAAATTGGTTATAATAGAATATTTGGTTATTTTATTGAAATTACTAAATCAAATATTAAAAACGCACCGGATTATTATACTAGAAAGCAAACTCTTGCTAACTGTGAGAGATTTGTTACTCCTGAATTAAAAGAAATGGAATCTAAGATTTTAAATGCTGATGAGCAAATTATGAAACTTGAGTATAATTTGTTTTTAGAGGTTAGACAATATATCAAAGAACAAATAACTCGTATTCAAAATACAGCACATAATATTGCAATAATTGATACAATCAATTCACTATCAATTGCAGCTGTAAAAAATAACTATGTTAGACCAAATATAAACACTTCTAATCATATAAATATAATTGACGGTAGACATCCTGTTATTGAAAAAATTATTAAAAATGAAATGTTTGTTCCTAATGATACTCATATTGATAATAACAAGCTTAGAATGTCAATAATTACAGGTCCTAACATGGCTGGTAAATCAACTTATATGCGTCAAGTTGCTTTAATTGCTCTAATGGCACATGTTGGAAGCTTTGTTCCAGCAAAAGAAGCAGATATATGTATTGTAGATAAAATTTTTACAAGAGTTGGTGCAAGTGATGATTTAGCTCAAGGTCAAAGTACATTTATGGTTGAAATGTCTGAGGTTTCTAATATTTTAAATAATGCTACGAAAAATAGTTTATTAATTCTTGATGAAATAGGCAGAGGAACGAGCACGTACGATGGACTTAGTATAGCATGGTCTGTTGTTGAATTTATTACTAAAAATATTGGTGCCAAAACTTTATTTGCTACACATTATCATGAGTTATCAGAACTTGAAGAAAAACTTGATTGCATAAAAAATTACAGAATACTAATCAAAGAGTCCGGCGATAAGATTACATTTCTTCGTAAAATAGCAGAAGGTAGTGTTGATAAAAGTTATGGCATACAGGTTGCTAATTTAGCTGGACTACCAAAAGAAGTTATAAATCGTGCAAAAGAAATACTTAATCAGCTTGAAGAAAATGATATAAATAAATCATTAATTGAACATTTAGATGTAAATACTTCTTGTGCAAATTCTATAAATAGAATAGAAGAAGATGTAAATATCAATAATGTTAATGAAAATAGTACTCAAATATCAATATTCGGTGATATTCCTGTTCCGAAATTAAGTGATAGCTATAAAAACTTTGTTGATAAAGAAATTAAAAATATTGATATTAATTTGTTAACTCCTATGGAAGCAATGATGATATTAAATAATATAATTAAAAAATCAAAGAAAATTAAATAGCTAGGCTAAATTGCTAAAGGAATAAAAGGTTTTATACATAATAGATATTGTGTATTTATAAATAATTAAAGCAACTAAAAGCCTACTATTAATTAGAATAGTAGGCTTTGTAATTTATAAAAAGTTATTAAACTAAAGGGTGATATATATGAATTGTTTAATTAAACAGTTAGAAAATAGCACAATTAATAAAATAGCAGCTGGGGAAGTTATTGAAAGTCCTAAATCAATAATAAAAGAATTAGTAGAAAACTCTATAGATGCTAATGCAGATGAAATTATAGTTGAAATAAAGAATGGCGGTAAAAAGTTTATTCGTATAACTGACAATGGTGTTGGTATTGATAAAAACCAGATTGAAGATGCTTTTAAAAGACATTATACAAGTAAAATTACTACTTCTGAAGATTTAGATTCATTACATACATTAGGGTTTAGAGGTGAAGCATTAGCTAGTATTGCAGCTGTTTCTAGAGTTGAGGTTATAACTAGAACTGCAAATGAGGACTATGGAACTAAAATTGCCATTGAGGGTGGAAAAACAGTTTTAAAAGAAGATATAGGATGCCCAATTGGAACTACTTTTATAGTAACTGATTTATTTTACAATATACCTGCAAGGTTAAAATTTCTGAAGAGTGATATTTCAGAGAGCACAAAAATAAATGAAATCGTTTTATGCTTGGCATTAAGTACTAAAAATGTTTCATTTAAATACATAAACAATAATAATACAACATTTAAGACTCCAAAATCAGACAATATGTTAAATATACTATCTAGTCTTTATGGAAGAGATTTAATAAATTCTCTTATTGAAGTCAATCATGAAAATGAATTTATGAAGATTACAGGATATACATCTAATCTTAACTATTATAGGGGCAACAGAAAATATCAACTATTGTTTGTTAATGGTAGATATGTTAAGCACAATAGGGCAAATTTCTTTATAGAAGCTGCCTATAGAACATTGTTACCCAAAGATAAACATCCCGCTTGCTTTTTATGTATAGATATAAATACAAATTTAGTTGATGTAAATGTTCATCCCGCAAAAACTGAAATTCGTGTTAAAGAGGAAGAAAGATTTCTTGGTGAAATTAAAAATGCAATTTATAAAGCACTTAGAGAAATTAATTTAGTTAAAGAAGTAAAGAGTGAAAATATTGTGAAAAAAGCATCCGTTATTAATAACGAAAACAATATTACAATTGATGAAATTTTTGAAAATTCTGATAGCACTAAAATTATTGATTTAAATGATGATAATTTTAAAATTTCTACAGAAAATAAAGAAAATATAAAATCTATAACTAATAATGATATATTTAGTGATGAAGTACTTAAAGATTTTGACTCAAGTACAAAAGATTTAATCAAAATTGATGAAAATATTAATATCATAAAAGAAGACAAAGATAATTATGATTTAAATGTATCTAATGAAGTTGTTGAAATTATAGATGATAAAGAAAGCTTAAATCATGTTGACAAGGATACAATTTCTAATTTAAGATATATCGGAATGCTTTTTAAGACATATATTTTATGTGAGAGCGAGCAAACAAACGAATTTTATATGATTGACCAACATGCAGCACATGAGCGTATAAATTACGAAAAATATTTAAATCAAATTGAAAATAGAAACATAATTTTACAAGAATTGCTGATACCCGAAGTTATAAATTTATCATATGAAGATTATTATTTCACTATAAATAACAAAGATTTTTTCGAAAAAATTGGTTTGCCTATTGAAAGCTTTGGAATTAATGATATACTGATTAATAGTGTGCCTTTAATTTTTATTGATGTAAATATAAAATATTTATTTTATACTATTTTAGATTCAATGAAAGAAACAGGAAAAAATAGTAATTTGGATTTTGAATTGAATAAAATAATCAAAAATGCATGTGTTAGTTCTGTTAAATCAGGCGACAATTTGCATAACTTAGAAATTAAAAAGTTAATTGGGGACCTTGCAAATACAAAGAGTCCATATACTTGTCCACATGGTAGACCTACAATAATAAAAATGACAAAATACGAAGTAGAGCGTATGTTCGAACGAGTACAGATATAAATATTTATAATGGAGTAATGATGAACAATAAAATTTTAGTAATTGTTGGACCAACAGCTGTTGGTAAAACACATGTTTCAATTGAATTAGCAAAAAAATTTAATACAGAAGTTATTTCAGCAGATTCTATGCAAGTTTATAAACATATGAATATAGGTACTGCTAAAGTCACAGAAGAAGAAGCTTGCGGAATTAAGCATCATATGATTGATTTAATCGAACCTGATGAAGCATTTTCTGTTTCCGATTTTAAAAAACAAGCGGAAAAACATATTGATAATTTGCTAAGAAATCATAAGTTACCTATAATTATAGGCGGAAGTGGATTATATGTTAATTCGCTAATTTATGATTTAAATTTTGGCAATGTGAAATCAGATGAAAAGGTTAGACAATATTATGTAGGTTACTATAACGAACATGGTAAAGATAAATTATATGACCTTTTAAAAAAAGTCGATATAGAAGCTACTATTAAAATTCATAAAAACAATGTAAAGCGTGTAATAAGAGCACTTGAAGTTTGTGAAATGACCGGTAAAAAGTTTTCAGAAATGAATACTAATATAAGAAAACCAAGTGATAAATATGAGTGTGTTATAATTGGTTTGTCAATGGATAGAGAACTTTTATATCAGAGAATTAACAAAAGAGTTGATATTATGGTTGAAAGCGGATTAATTGAAGAAGTTCAAGAGTTGCTCAATAAAAATTATGATAGAAATTTAGTTTCATTGCAAGGAATAGGGTACAAAGAAGTAATAGATTATCTAGATGGGAAAATATCAAAAGAAGAATCTATAGAAATATTAAAAACAAATACGAGAAGATTTGCTAAAAGACAATTTACTTGGTTTAATGGCGATACTAATATTAAATGGTTTGATTTGTCTAATTTATATGATATAGATATGCAGATTAATAATATATACGAATACGTATTGGAAGGAAATTAATATGAGTAATTTTAATTTACAAGACTCTTTTTTAAACAATGCTAGAAAAGAAAAGAAAAAGATATCTATATTTTTAGTAAATGGATATAAAATTAATGGGATAGTACAAGCATTTGATAGCTATGTTATACTTTTACAGGTTGATAATTCACAACAACTTGTATATAAACATTCTATATCAACTATCATACCTAAAGGTGAAGTTAAATTATTTAATGAACAAGTTATTAACATAGAAGAAATGGAGTAATTATGCTAACTAAAGAAATATTGAACAGAGATTTTGGTATTAGTAAAAAAGTTTTTAATTATGTAACGCAGATAGAAGAAAAAGTTAAAGAAGAACATTTTGCAGAAATTGATAAGATTAGAGAAGCTAATCAATATAAAGTTATTGCTGCAATGCAAGAAAACAGATTGGATTATACGCATTTTTATTGGAATACAGGATATGGATATGGTGATGTAGGTCGTGAAAAAGTTGAAAGTATTTTTGCTTCAGTTTTCCATACTGAAGATGCTCTTGTTAGACCTTCTATAGCTTCAGGAACACACGCTTTGTATTTAACACTTTCATCAATATTACAATATGGAGATGAAGTTATAGCAGTAACAGGTAAACCGTATGATACGTTATTGACTGTACTTGGTGAGGAAAATAATGAGCCTTGTAATTTGAAAGAGCAAGGTGTTTTATATAAAGAAGTTGCATTATTTGAAGACGGCAGCATAGATTGTGATACAGTTATTAAAACAATAACTGGCAAAACAAAACTTCTTATGTTTCAACGTTCTACAGGCTATAGCTTTAGAAAGGCATTTACCGTTGAACAACTTAAAGATGCAATAGATAAAATAAGAAAAGTATATCCACACATTTGCATAATGGTAGATAATTGTTATGGTGAATTTATCGATACAAGTGAACCTTCTGAAGTTGGTGCTGACGTAACTGTAGGCTCTTTAATTAAAAATCCAGGTGGTGGAATTGCCTTGTCTGGAGGATATATTGTTGGTAAAAAAATAATAATTGATAGAATAGCCAATAGACTTACTGCTCCTGGGGTAGGAAAAGAAATAGGATTAACTTTTGGCACAACAAGAAATACACTTCAAGGATTGTTTTTTGCACCACATATTGCTAGTGAAGCACTTAAGGGAGCAATACTATTTGGTGCTGTATTTAATTCACTTGGATATGATATTATTCCAAAATTAACTGACAAAAGAAGTGATATAATACAAGCAATTAAATTTAAAAATCCAGAATTGGTAATAAAAATATGTCAAGCTATTCAGTCTGCTTCACCAGTTGATGCACATGTTACACCAGAGCCTTGGGACATGCCAGGTTATACAAATCAAGTTATTATGGCATCTGGAGCATTTGTTTCAGGTTCATCGATTGAGTTAAGTGCAGATGCACCAATTAGAGATCCGTATATAGCTTATATACAAGGTGGATTATTTTATGATCACTCAAAGCTTGCGGTTATGCTATCTTTACAACAAATGTTAGAGTTAGATAATATAGAAGCAAAAATAACAAAATAAGAATTCAACTAATATGGAGTACTTTAATTATGAAAAAGGTTTTAGTAATAGGATCAACGGTTGTAGATATTATCATAAATGTAGATTTTTTACCATCAACAAAACAAGACGTGCATGTAATTTCACATAAGATGTCTTTAGGAGGATGTGCCTACAACGTTTCTGATGTTTTACGTCACTTTAAAGTTCCTTACATTTTATTTTCACCTGTAGGAACAGGAATATATGGAAATTATGTTAGAGAGAAATTACTTGAGAAAGGTGTTCCTTCTCCAATACCAATAGCAGAAATAGAAAATGGATGTTGTTATTGCTTTGTTGAACCATCTGGAGAGAGAACCTTTATTTCAAACCATGGTGCAGAGTATTTAATTTATAAAAAGTGGCTTGAACAAATTGATATGTCACAAATATCTAGTGTTTACATATGTGGATTAGAGATAGAAGAAAAAACTGGTATAGACATTGTTGAGTTTTTAGAAGATCACAAAAATGTTCAAGTTTATTTTGCTCCAGGTCCAAGAATAAATAAAATACCAAAACAATTACTAGATAGAATATTCAAATTATCACCAATATTACATTTGAATGATGATGAGGCTTTAGGATACACTAAGAGCGGTAATTTGCTTAATGCAGCAGAAATAATTAACAAGAAAACTAACAACACAGTTATAATAACTTGCGGAAGTGAGGGAGTCTATTATTATAACAATAATATATTAAATAAAATAGATGCATTTAAAGTAGAGCAAATTGATACAATCGGAGCAGGGGATTCACATATAGGTGCTACAATAGCAAGTATAAGCAGAGGAAATAATTTAGAGACTGCTTTATCCAATGCAAATAGAGTTTCATCTGTAGTTGTAAATTCAAATGGTGCATTGTTATCTGATGAAGCATTTAAAGAAATTAAGAAGGATATTCAAGTAT contains these protein-coding regions:
- the mutS gene encoding DNA mismatch repair protein MutS gives rise to the protein MGCKVTPMMQQYLDLKENYKDCIVLYRLGDFYEMFFDDALVASKVLEIALTGRDCGLEERAPMCGVPHHAIDNYIPKLIENGLKVAICEQMEDPATAKGIIKRDVIRVVTPGTITDQNMLDDKSNNYLLCIYKVNNGFGLAYVDVSTGDLLVTEYDEVNTAVLTDALIGEIIKINPSEIISNCLIQNNIVNNKINCINKINNFEEYKHLILKHFNIVSLDVFGISDNKNSIMSLGMLIEYLYSTQKISLDHINKVQNYKIGDYVLLDSSTRKNLELSETIRGKKGQGTLYHVLDYTMTAMGGRLLKKWIEEPLRNKIFINERLDATSELYENVLVSNNIKEYMKKIYDIERLIGRIVYGNCNGRDLIALKQSISNLPDFKSELSFTECKVIKDIYEKFDVLEDIFDLLDKSIIEEPPISVKEGGIIKSGFNAELDEIKEVSINGKAWISNLQNTERERTGIKNLKIGYNRIFGYFIEITKSNIKNAPDYYTRKQTLANCERFVTPELKEMESKILNADEQIMKLEYNLFLEVRQYIKEQITRIQNTAHNIAIIDTINSLSIAAVKNNYVRPNINTSNHINIIDGRHPVIEKIIKNEMFVPNDTHIDNNKLRMSIITGPNMAGKSTYMRQVALIALMAHVGSFVPAKEADICIVDKIFTRVGASDDLAQGQSTFMVEMSEVSNILNNATKNSLLILDEIGRGTSTYDGLSIAWSVVEFITKNIGAKTLFATHYHELSELEEKLDCIKNYRILIKESGDKITFLRKIAEGSVDKSYGIQVANLAGLPKEVINRAKEILNQLEENDINKSLIEHLDVNTSCANSINRIEEDVNINNVNENSTQISIFGDIPVPKLSDSYKNFVDKEIKNIDINLLTPMEAMMILNNIIKKSKKIK
- the mutL gene encoding DNA mismatch repair endonuclease MutL, translated to MNCLIKQLENSTINKIAAGEVIESPKSIIKELVENSIDANADEIIVEIKNGGKKFIRITDNGVGIDKNQIEDAFKRHYTSKITTSEDLDSLHTLGFRGEALASIAAVSRVEVITRTANEDYGTKIAIEGGKTVLKEDIGCPIGTTFIVTDLFYNIPARLKFLKSDISESTKINEIVLCLALSTKNVSFKYINNNNTTFKTPKSDNMLNILSSLYGRDLINSLIEVNHENEFMKITGYTSNLNYYRGNRKYQLLFVNGRYVKHNRANFFIEAAYRTLLPKDKHPACFLCIDINTNLVDVNVHPAKTEIRVKEEERFLGEIKNAIYKALREINLVKEVKSENIVKKASVINNENNITIDEIFENSDSTKIIDLNDDNFKISTENKENIKSITNNDIFSDEVLKDFDSSTKDLIKIDENINIIKEDKDNYDLNVSNEVVEIIDDKESLNHVDKDTISNLRYIGMLFKTYILCESEQTNEFYMIDQHAAHERINYEKYLNQIENRNIILQELLIPEVINLSYEDYYFTINNKDFFEKIGLPIESFGINDILINSVPLIFIDVNIKYLFYTILDSMKETGKNSNLDFELNKIIKNACVSSVKSGDNLHNLEIKKLIGDLANTKSPYTCPHGRPTIIKMTKYEVERMFERVQI
- the miaA gene encoding tRNA (adenosine(37)-N6)-dimethylallyltransferase MiaA yields the protein MNNKILVIVGPTAVGKTHVSIELAKKFNTEVISADSMQVYKHMNIGTAKVTEEEACGIKHHMIDLIEPDEAFSVSDFKKQAEKHIDNLLRNHKLPIIIGGSGLYVNSLIYDLNFGNVKSDEKVRQYYVGYYNEHGKDKLYDLLKKVDIEATIKIHKNNVKRVIRALEVCEMTGKKFSEMNTNIRKPSDKYECVIIGLSMDRELLYQRINKRVDIMVESGLIEEVQELLNKNYDRNLVSLQGIGYKEVIDYLDGKISKEESIEILKTNTRRFAKRQFTWFNGDTNIKWFDLSNLYDIDMQINNIYEYVLEGN
- the hfq gene encoding RNA chaperone Hfq, encoding MNMSNFNLQDSFLNNARKEKKKISIFLVNGYKINGIVQAFDSYVILLQVDNSQQLVYKHSISTIIPKGEVKLFNEQVINIEEME
- a CDS encoding methionine gamma-lyase family protein, whose translation is MLTKEILNRDFGISKKVFNYVTQIEEKVKEEHFAEIDKIREANQYKVIAAMQENRLDYTHFYWNTGYGYGDVGREKVESIFASVFHTEDALVRPSIASGTHALYLTLSSILQYGDEVIAVTGKPYDTLLTVLGEENNEPCNLKEQGVLYKEVALFEDGSIDCDTVIKTITGKTKLLMFQRSTGYSFRKAFTVEQLKDAIDKIRKVYPHICIMVDNCYGEFIDTSEPSEVGADVTVGSLIKNPGGGIALSGGYIVGKKIIIDRIANRLTAPGVGKEIGLTFGTTRNTLQGLFFAPHIASEALKGAILFGAVFNSLGYDIIPKLTDKRSDIIQAIKFKNPELVIKICQAIQSASPVDAHVTPEPWDMPGYTNQVIMASGAFVSGSSIELSADAPIRDPYIAYIQGGLFYDHSKLAVMLSLQQMLELDNIEAKITK
- a CDS encoding PfkB family carbohydrate kinase — its product is MKKVLVIGSTVVDIIINVDFLPSTKQDVHVISHKMSLGGCAYNVSDVLRHFKVPYILFSPVGTGIYGNYVREKLLEKGVPSPIPIAEIENGCCYCFVEPSGERTFISNHGAEYLIYKKWLEQIDMSQISSVYICGLEIEEKTGIDIVEFLEDHKNVQVYFAPGPRINKIPKQLLDRIFKLSPILHLNDDEALGYTKSGNLLNAAEIINKKTNNTVIITCGSEGVYYYNNNILNKIDAFKVEQIDTIGAGDSHIGATIASISRGNNLETALSNANRVSSVVVNSNGALLSDEAFKEIKKDIQV